A single window of Nicotiana tomentosiformis chromosome 1, ASM39032v3, whole genome shotgun sequence DNA harbors:
- the LOC104085701 gene encoding serine/threonine-protein kinase ATR isoform X1 codes for MANLSSLVHELREAASSSTPPNIRNDDALEVRFRAVLPNLLNAYVVPSSSAIEREVFAVLRLISHTAKNFPGVYYHGKASAVLPVIGRILPFLAEPTFRSRHGVVIETIGALLSTLRTGDRDAYRQFFMDTISVVEDLLSVASLCDKPSSTESRKVLLRCFSESLCGGWSNHDTTVLSDLPLCCKPSDGNGILINVKGKERWQPFASSSIKILCKCLTEGTLYVEGLLETSSVLSACTLLCYGDADVHMACFDLLRIIGAAMNHEIIPVERLIQLIMTILRGDEDALPVFSNTTYDSSIGGCLHVLYSSCPDDIVRSTSADLLNIFPHSLLKTRSLVLKDALCLAYTRIAKTCPPHIWRPESLIHLLYSPTPIMPLIECFQVALSRLFPDLTGGKSVNNDETDLSDVHESPRAAEKRPGEDLEISNAKHQKIDDENRCSSIKYDDVIKLSHGFGSLGEKQFADHMRSSLTLFIKLLKPPSQESSTLGPEVALTALSTLCIIFCRYPHMDLSIQIFHQMYEWVPWVCEQAKQKFPFPIDLHFLLEAIHNLLIIAGSVPTESKYFKTKGGNSALMQSLIRLSWTGSQSTDTHSLSKAKIISLRVLSKMGAVLQGGNDLDILDLGLHDTAEDVRIEAVISMPVILMWSGFGLLSHMFKRLEILEKEADGRINKVIPGCLGYLACLYASCTTGVLTECQCKFYLPKDNIRLNMTMDDLAGGFWCSKCDRNGLVNPSNSTVLCPPYLQKKESTRDHDYVYLQSIFFRLLFDESSEDVQLACVRVVQRILLHGTENILIKTRYEWLKCVDFLLIHRKRAIRESFSKQIGFFIEEPILNCLFLDEGGHESVSKSKERKFIDKIKHAFETADDPLVFATLLEATAEIMKVVEVQSQSFMFSLILLIDQLDNPHVTVRIIASRLIIRSCYFHLKGGFELILSRFLHIRNEFFDYLSIRLASRPKMVEEFAGAILGIDTEELVQRMVPVVLPKLVVTQQDNDQAIFTLYELAKCLNTDMVQLIVNWLPKVLAYALHRADGQELLSVLQFYHEQTGSNKQEIFAAALPALLDELVCFTDEDESNEISKRLMKVPQVIKEVAGILSGDQDIPAFLRNHFVGLLNSIDRKMLHAEDVSLQRQAIKRIEMLINMMGSHLSTYVPKLMVLLMQTINKESLQGDGLSVLHFFIKQIAQISPSSTKHVISQVFAALVPFLERESESSSSHLNKIVEILEELVLQNRAILKEHIGEFPPLPSIPALDRVNRMINAARGMMTLKDQLRDIIDGLNHENLNVRYMVASELSKLLNLRREDIMALITKVGDANMDVMSALITSLLRGCAEQSRTMVGQRLKLICADCLGALGAIDPSKVKGFSSMRFQIACSDDDLIFELIHKHLARAFRAAPDTIIQDSAALAIQELLKIAGCEASLDDNVVASTSQTRGKRPVKLLASVVDGNCTEMQERGQRLWNRFSSYVKEIIAPCLTSRFQLPSMSDSASSGPIYRPSMSFRRWIFFWIKKLTAHATGSRASIFNACRGIVRHDMQIAMYLLPYLVLNAVCDGTEEARCGITEEILSVLNAAASENSTDVNGISSGHNEVCIQAVFTLLDNLGQWVDDVQQELSLSQSIQTSSSRQQALKSKEKAINLSSDSNQVLIQCKHVSELLAAIPKVTLARSSFRCQAYARSLLYFESHVREKSGSFNPASEKSGLFEDEDISFLMEIYSGLDEPDGLCGFASLRKSKSLQDHLLINKKAGNWAEVLTSCEQALQMEPTSVQRHSDVVNCLLNMCHLQATVTHVDGLISRIPKYKKTWCMQGVQAAWRLGRWDLMDEYLSGADEEGLVCSSSESNALFDMDVAKILQAIMKRDQFSIAKKITLSKQALIAPLAAAGMDSYARAYPFVVKLHMLRELEDYSSLLGGESFLEKSFPLYDPNFSKLIESWENRLKLTQPSLWAREPLLVFRRLVFGASGLHAQVGECWIQYAKLCRSAGHYETASRAILEAKASGAPNVHMEKAKLLWSTRRADGAIAELQQTLLNMPVEVVGSAAISSITSLSLVPLNPQPLRCGTQSSNENRGVAKTLLLYSRWIHYTGQKQKEDVISLYSRVKELQPKWEKGYFYLAKYCDELLVDARKRQEDKEPCSKAVPAKSALVAATNLNTEKSWLSYLPDVLLFYAKALHRGHRNLFQALPRLLTLWFDFGSVYHISRSAANKEMKTIHGKVLSIMRGCLNDFPTYQWLTVLPQLVSRICHQNEEIVRLVKYIITSVLQIYPQQALWMMAAVTKSTVPSRREAAAEIINAARRKSNEAGVSSLFAQFAMLIDHLIKLCFHPGQTKARTINIATEFSALKRMMPVEIIMPTQQSLTVNLPTYDVNTSESITSEIFYSADLPTISGIADEADVLSSLQRPKKIILLGSDGIERPFLCKPKDDLRKDARMMEFNAMVNLLLSKCSESRRRKLYIRTFAVIPLTEDCGMVEWVPHTRGLRQILQDIYISGGKFDRQKTNSQIKHIYDRCLGKMPEDEMLKNEILPMFPPAFHKWFLNTFSEPAAWFRARVAYAHTTAVWSMVGHIVGLGDRHGENILFDSTTGDCVHVDFSCLFDKGLQLEKPELVPFRLTQNMIDGLGITGYEGIFLRVCEITLSVLREHRETLMSVLETFIHDPLVEWTKSHKSSGVEVQNPHAQRAISNIEARLQGIVVGVGAAPSLPLAVEGQARRLIAEAVSHKNLGKMYIWWMPWF; via the exons ATCTTCTTAGTGTTGCTTCACTATGTGATAAGCCAAGCTCTACAGAATCAAGGAAAGTACTTTTGAGGTGTTTCAGTGAGTCACTCTGTGGAGGTTGGAGCAACCATGATACGACGGTATTAAGTGATCTCCCCTTGTGTTGTAAGCCTTCCGACGGCAATGGTATTCTGATTAATGTCAAAGGCAAAGAAAGGTGGCAGCCTTTTgcttcttcttccatcaagattctcTGTAAATGTTTAACTGAAGGAACCCTATATGTTGAAGGACTCCTTGAGACCTCATCTGTTTTATCTGCATGTACCCTTCTGTGTTATGGAGATGCTGATGTGCACATG GCATGTTTTGACTTGCTGAGAATCATTGGAGCAGCTATGAATCATGAAATCATTCCTGTTGAGAGATTGATTCAATTGATTATGACCATATTACGCGGAGATGAGGATGCGCTTCCGGTCTTCAG CAATACAACTTATGATTCATCCATTGGTGGATGCCTTCATGTATTATACTCCAGTTGTCCTGATGACATTGTTAGATCGACATCTGCCGATTTATTAAATATCTTTCCCCATTCGTTGCTTAAAACAAGAAGTCTTGTGCTGAAG GATGCTTTATGTCTTGCCTATACTCGTATTGCAAAGACTTGCCCCCCTCATATCTGGAGGCCTGAATCTCTAATACATTTGCTTTACTCACCCACACCTATCATGCCTTTAATCGAGTGTTTTCAAGTGGCTTTATCTAGGCTTTTTCCTGATCTTACTGGGGGTAAAAGCGTTAATAATGATGAAACAGATTTATCTGATGTGCATGAAAGTCCAAGGGCTGCAGAGAAGAGGCCAGGAGAAGACTTGGAGATTTCAAATGCCAAACATCAGAAAATCGATGATGAAAATCGATGTTCCAGTATCAAATATGATGATGTGATTAAGCTTAGCCATGGATTTGGCTCTTTGGGGGAGAAACAGTTTGCTGATCATATGCGTAGCTCATTGACTCTGTTTATTAAACTTCTAAAGCCTCCAAGTCAGGAATCCAGTACTTTGGGCCCAGAAGTTGCATTGACAGCTCTTAGTACACTCTGTATTATTTTCTGCAGATATCCTCACATGGACCTTTCAATTCAAATATTCCATCAGATGTATGAATGGGTCCCTTGGGTGTGTGAACAG GCAAAGCAGAAATTTCCATTCCCTATTGATTTACATTTCCTTCTGGAAGCGATTCACAACCTATTGATCATAGCAG GATCCGTTCCTACTGAGAGTAAATATTTCAAGACCAAGGGTGGCAACTCAGCTCTTATGCAGTCATTGATAAGGCTATCATGGACCGGATCTCAATCTACTGATACCCACTCATTGTCGAAGGCAAAGATCATTTCTCTGCGTGTGCTGTCTAAAATGGGGGCTGTATTGCAAGGTGGAAATGATCTTGATATATTGGACTTGGGACTCCATGATACCGCCGAGGATGTTAGGATCGAAGCTGTCATTTCAATGCCTGTGATATTAATGTGGTCCGGTTTTGGTTTACTGAGTCACATGTTCAAGAGGCTGGA GATCCTGGAAAAAGAGGCGGATGGACGAATTAACAAAGTAATCCCGGGGTGTCTTGGTTATTTGGCATGCCTTTATGCGTCCTGTACAACTGGTGTACTAACGGAATGCCAATGCAAATTTTACTTGCCAAAGGATAATATAAGACTAAATATGACAATGGATGACCTTGCGGGAGGATTTTGGTGTTCAAAGTGTGACAGAAATGGACTTGTGAACCCATCAAATTCAACTGTGTTGTGTCCTCCTTACTTACAGAAGAAAGAATCTACTAGAGATCATGATTATGTTTATTTACAATCCATCTTCTTCCGTCTTCTTTTTGATGAATCATCAGAAGATGTTCAGTTAGCCTGTGTACGTGTGGTTCAGAGGATACTCCTCCATGGAACTGAAAATATTCTGATTAAAACAAGATATGAATGGTTAAAATGTGTTGATTTCCTACTCATTCACAGGAAAAGGGCCATTCGAGAATCCTTTTCTAAACAGATTGGTTTCTTCATTGAGGAACCTATTCTGAATTGTTTGTTCTTGGATGAGGGGGGCCACGAGTCTGTGAGCAAATCAAAAGAACGAAAGTTCATTGACAAAATAAAACACGCTTTTGAAACAGCGGATGATCCCTTGGTTTTTGCAACTCTTCTAGAAGCTACAGCTGAGATTATGAAGGTGGTTGAGGTGCAGAGTCAGTCCTTTATGTTCTCTCTTATTTTATTGATTGATCAGCTTGATAATCCCCATGTGACAGTTAGAATAATTGCATCAAGGTTGATAATAAGGTCTTGCTACTTTCATCTTAAAGGAGGATTTGAATTAATTCTTTCTCGTTTTCTTCATATTCGAAATGAGTTTTTCGATTACCTGTCTATAAGGCTTGCTAGCCGACCAAAAATGGTTGAAGAGTTTGCGGGAGCTATTCTTGGTATTGATACTGAAGAACTTGTGCAGAGAATGGTTCCTGTCGTCCTCCCAAAGTTGGTCGTTACTCAGCAGGATAATGATCAAGCAATTTTCACCCTATATGAGCTCGCCAAGTGCTTAAATACAGATATGGTGCAACTAATTGTTAATTGGCTACCTAAAGTACTTGCTTATGCTCTTCATCGAGCTGATGGGCAAGAATTGCTCTCTGTCCTTCAGTTCTACCATGAGCAAACTGGTTCCAACAAACAAGAAATTTTTGCTGCTGCACTCCCCGCTCTTTTAGACGAACTTGTATGCTTCACAGATGAAGATGAGTCAAATGAGATAAGTAAAAG GTTAATGAAGGTGCCTCAGGTGATAAAGGAAGTTGCTGGGATTCTAAGTGGTGACCAAGATATCCCTGCATTTTTAAGGAATCATTTTGTTGGTCTCCTAAACAGCATTGATAGGAAAATGCTGCATGCTGAAGATGTATCACTGCAAAGACAAGCTATCAAGCGAATTGAGATGCTGATAAATATGATGGGTTCCCATCTTAGCACTTATGTACCAAAACTTATGGTTCTTCTCATGCAGACTATTAATAAAGAATCACTTCAGGGTGATGGTCTTTCTGTCTTACATTTTTTCATCAAGCAGATAGCGCAGATATCACCATCTAGCACGAAGCACGTGATTTCTCAAGTTTTTGCAGCTCTGGTTCCCTTCCTGGAGAGAGAAAGTGAAAGTTCCTCCTCTCATTTGAATAAAATTGTGGAGATCTTGGAAGAACTCGTACTTCAGAATAGAGCTATTCTAAAGGAACACATTGGGGAGTTTCCTCCTTTGCCTAGTATTCCTGCTTTAGATAGGGTGAACAGAATGATAAACGCAGCACGTGGAATGATGACCTTGAAGGATCAGTTGCGGGATATTATTGATGgtttgaatcatgaaaatttgAATGTCAGGTATATGGTTGCATCTGAGTTGAGTAAATTGCTCAACCTTAGGAGGGAGGATATCATGGCTTTAATTACTAAGGTAGGAGATGCAAACATGGATGTAATGAGTGCATTGATCACATCTCTGCTTAGAGGATGTGCAGAACAATCAAGGACGATGGTTGGTCAGCGGCTAAAGTTGATATGTGCAGATTGTCTTGGAGCACTTGGTGCAATAGATCCTTCAAAAGTCAAGGGATTTTCAAGCATGCGTTTCCAAATTGCGTGTTCAGATGATGATTTAATTTTTGAGTTGATTCATAAGCATCTGGCCCGGGCCTTCAGGGCTGCTCCTGATACCATTATTCAAGATTCTGCAGCGTTGGCGATTCAGGAACTTCTAAAGATAGCAGGCTGTGAGGCATCTCTTGATGACAATGTGGTCGCTTCTACTTCACAGACAAGAGGCAAACGACCCGTTAAGTTGCTTGCATCTGTGGTGGATGGTAATTGCACTGAAATGCAGGAAAGGGGTCAGAGATTGTGGAATCGTTTCTCTAGTTATGTGAAGGAGATAATAGCCCCTTGCTTAACCTCCAGATTTCAGCTGCCAAGTATGTCTGATTCAGCATCTTCTGGTCCAATCTATCGCCCTTCAATGTCATTTAGAAGATGGATATTTTTCTGGATCAAGAAACTGACTGCACATGCAACAGGTTCTCGAGCAAGTATTTTCAATGCCTGTCGTGGTATAGTCCGCCATGATATGCAAATAGCAATGTATCTTCTTCCATATTTGGTCCTTAATGCAGTATGTGATGGTACTGAAGAGGCACGCTGTGGCATAACAGAGGAAATTTTATCTGTTCTCAATGCTGCTGCATCAGAGAATAGCACTGATGTTAATGGTATAAGTTCAGGGCACAACGAAGTGTGCATTCAAGCTGTATTTACTCTTCTTGATAATCTTGGTCAATGGGTGGATGACGTACAACAGGAACTTTCACTTTCCCAGTCTATTCAAACTTCCAGTTCGAGGCAACAAGCTCTCAAGTCGAAGGAGAAGGCCATCAATCTGTCAAGTGATTCTAACCAGGTGCTTATTCAGTGTAAACATGTCTCAGAACTCTTGGCTGCAATTCCTAAAGTGACTCTTGCAAGGTCATCTTTCAGATGCCAAGCTTATGCCAGGTCCCTTTTGTACTTTGAATCTCATGTGCGGGAAAAGTCGGGATCGTTTAATCCTGCCTCTGAGAAGAGTGGcctttttgaggatgaagatatCTCATTCCTGATGGAAATATACAGTGGGTTGGATGAGCCAGATGGCTTATGTGGTTTTGCTTCCTTACGCAAGTCAAAGAGCTTGCAAGATCATCTATTGATAAATAAGAAGGCAGGAAACTGGGCAGAAGTATTGACTTCTTGTGAGCAGGCTTTGCAGATGGAACCAACTTCTGTCCAGAGGCATTCAGATGTTGTTAACTGCTTACTAAATATGTGCCATTTGCAGGCCACGGTCACCCATGTAGATGGGTTAATATCTAGAATACCTAAATACAAGAAAACTTGGTGTATGCAAGGTGTTCAGGCTGCATGGAGGCTTGGAAGGTGGGACTTGATGGATGAATATCTTAGTGGGGCTGATGAAGAAGGTTTAGTATGTAGTAGTTCTGAGAGTAATGCTTTATTTGACATGGATGTCGCTAAGATTCTTCAAGCAATAATGAAGAGAGATCAGTTCTCCATTGCTAAGAAAATTACTTTGTCGAAACAAGCTCTGATTGCTCCTTTAGCTGCTGCAGGCATGGATTCTTATGCGAGAGCTTACCCCTTTGTTGTCAAGCTTCACATGCTGCGGGAATTAGAGGATTATAGTTCTCTTCTTGGTGGTGAGTCTTTCTTAGAAAAATCATTCCCTCTATATGACCCAAATTTCTCAAAACTAATAGAAAGCTGGGAAAATCGTCTCAAACTCACACAACCATCCCTCTGGGCTAGGGAACCACTCTTGGTTTTTCGGAGATTAGTTTTTGGTGCAAGTGGTCTTCATGCTCAAGTTGGGGAGTGCTGGATTCAATATGCAAAGCTCTGTCGTTCTGCTGGTCATTACGAGACAGCAAGTCGAGCAATTCTAGAAGCCAAGGCCTCAGGTGCACCTAATGTTCACATGGAAAAGGCTAAGCTTCTGTGGAGCACCAGAAGAGCTGATGGTGCCATTGCTGAGCTCCAACAGACCCTTCTGAATATGCCTGTTGAGGTTGTAGGCTCTGCAGCAATATCATCAATCACTAGCCTCTCATTGGTTCCATTGAACCCACAGCCTCTTCGTTGTGGTACCCAGTCTTCTAACGAGAATAGAGGTGTAGCCAAAACTCTCCTACTCTATTCAAGGTGGATACATTACACTGGTCAAAAGCAGAAGGAAGATGTGATCAGTCTGTACTCTAGGGTGAAGGAATTACAGCCCAAGTGGGAAAAAGGGTACTTTTACCTGGCAAAATACTGTGATGAACTACTTGTTGATGCCCGAAAACGGCAGGAGGATAAGGAGCCGTGTTCCAAAGCAGTCCCAGCAAAGTCAGCTCTGGTAGCTGCCACAAATCTGAACACTGAGAAAAGTTGGTTATCATATCTTCCTGATGTGCTCTTATTTTATGCAAAGGCTCTTCACAGGGGCCATAGGAATCTTTTCCAAGCCCTTCCTAGATTGTTAACACTGTGGTTTGATTTTGGGAGCGTTTATCATATAAGCAGATCAGCAGCCAATAAAGAAATGAAAACAATCCATGGGAAG gtTTTGAGCATCATGCGAGGATGTTTAAATGATTTTCCAACATATCAGTGGCTAACTGTTCTGCCTCAACTGGTTTCCAGAATATGCCATCAAAATGAAGAAATTGTTCGGTTGGTGAAATACATAATAACAAGTGTTCTCCAGATATACCCTCAGCAAGCCCTTTGGATGATGGCAGCTGTTACAAAATCTACGGTTCCCTCAAGGAGGGAGGCTGCTGCAGAGATTATAAATGCTGCAAGAAGAAAATCCAATGAAGCAGGTGTTAGTTCTTTGTTTGCACAGTTTGCTATGCTCATTGATCACCTAATTAAGCTATGTTTCCATCCTGGTCAAACAAAGGCAAGAACAATCAATATTGCGACTGAATTCAGTGCTTTGAAGCGGATGATGCCAGTAGAAATCATAATGCCAACCCAACAGTCCCTTACTGTTAACctaccgacatatgatgtgaatACATCTGAGTCCATTACATCTGAAATCTTCTATTCAGCAGACCTTCCTACAATCTCAGGAATTGCAGATGAGGCTGATGTTCTTTCCTCGCTTCAGAGGCCAAAGAAA aTTATTCTTTTGGGAAGTGATGGAATTGAGCGGCCATTCCTTTGCAAACCCAAGGATGATCTCAGGAAAGATGCACGTATGATGGAATTCAATGCTATGGTCAATCTTCTTCTATCCAAGTGCTCTGAGAGTCGTAGGAGGAAGCTCTATATTCGCACATTTGCAGTGATACCACTGACAGAAGATTGTGGTATGGTTGAGTGGGTTCCTCATACCCGTGGGCTTCGACAAATACTCCAAGACATTTACATAAGCGGTGGCAAATTTGATAGACAGAAAACAAATTCTCAAATTAAGCATATTTATGATCGGTGCCTGGGTAAAATGCCAGAAGATGAAATGCTAAAGAACGAAATCCTTCCAATGTTCCCTCCAGCTTTCCATAAATGGTTCTTGAACACATTTTCTGAACCAGCTGCTTGGTTCAGGGCTCGGGTTGCATATGCTCATACTACTGCTGTTTGGTCAATGGTTGGGCATATAGTGGGCCTTGGAGATAGGCATGGAGAAAACATCCTTTTTGATTCAACCACTGGTGACTGTGTTCATGTTGATTTCAGCTGCTTATTTGACAAAGGTTTGCAGTTAGAGAAACCAGAACTGGTTCCTTTCAGGCTAACACAG AACATGATTGATGGCTTGGGCATAACTGGTTATGAAGGAATCTTCCTAAGGGTTTGCGAGATCACACTTTCTGTATTACGGGAACATAGAGAGACGCTAATGAGTGTCCTTGAAACTTTCATCCATGATCCTCTGGTAGAATGGACCAAATCTCATAAATCCAGTGGGGTGGAGGTCCAAAACCCTCATGCACAG CGAGCAATCAGTAACATAGAAGCACGGTTGCAAGGAATTGTCGTTGGTGTGGGAGCTGCACCATCGTTGCCTCTTGCTGTGGAAGGGCAAGCTCGTCGCCTGATTGCTGAAGCTGTTTCACATAAAAATCTTGGCAAAATGTATATATGGTGGATGCCGTGGTTTTAA